Below is a genomic region from Candidatus Poribacteria bacterium.
CCCTGTCGCATTAGGTAGAGGATATCCTCGTTGTCTTCGATTTCATCGCCAGCAAAGATAGGCTTGAAGTCTTCATAGGAGGTCTCGAAAATTTCTTCCCAGAATGCGGTCAACTCCGGGATAAGTCCCTCCGGTAGGGGTACGTTGATTCGCGTAAAATCCATAGCTTCCCTCCAGCCCGATGAGATCGGAACGATCAAAGGTTCATGTGTTCTTCTTACGGTAACGGTACAGGCTTCGCGTCCTCCGTCTGAATACTCCAGTCTGCCAAACGCAACCGCAGGTCTGCCAGCACCTCCCGGTGGGCGGGATTGTCTACCACATTCTCCAACTCCCACGGGTCGTTCTCCAGATCATACAGTTCATCGCGATCGCCCATCGGATCGTGCACATACTTCCACGATCGGGTGCGAGCCATCTTGCGCCTGCCCTCTGCTTCACGCCACTGCAAGGACTGTATCAACGCACGTCTGCCGTAGGGTTGCGGTAGTTTCTCCAAATCCGTCAGTCGGAAGGGCGGTCCCCCAGAGCCATATTCGGAAAACGTTACATCTCGTGGTTCGGCGGCGGTGACGGTTGGAAGTCCCTCGCCGTGCATTGAGCGGGGTATGTCTAACCCCTGAAGTTCCAGTAGCGTCGGCGCGATGTCAATTAGATTCACCATGCTGTCGTCCCGCACATTCGTAGCAATCTCACCGGGCAAAGAGACAATCAGCGGCACACGGGTCAAGCAGTCATAGAAGACCCCACCCTTGCACTGCATCTGATGCTCACCTATGAAGTCACCGTGATCCGAGCAGAACACCACGATAGTGTTTTCGCGCAGTCCTAAATTTTCTAGCGCGTCCAGAATCTGTCCTAAACCGTCGTCAATAAAGCGTACCATGCCGTAATAAACCCCCATTACACCATACACATCTTCAAGGGCATCATCCGCCACACCTAGCATCTGATACAGAACGCGATTCCGTTCAGGCGCGCGTTCATCAAATTCGTCCTCTCGCCAAGGAGGCAGATCAATCTGCTCCGGTGGGAACATCGCAGCGTACTGCTCTGGTGCAACCCAAGGCTCATGCGGATCTGGGAACGAAACCCATAACGCGAAAGGGTCATCTCGGTGGGTCTCTAGGAAACGGACTGTTTGACCTGCAATCAACCCTGTGGAATAGTCCTCTAACGGAAAATCGGAGGTGGCGTAACCGAAGCGTGGACTTTGGGGGGGCATTGTCCGCCGCAGTTCATGGGCAGCCCGAATCCCCTCTATTGAACGAAACCACTCCATGCCGCGTGTCTCTGCGTGTCCTGACATCCAACCATGACCGATCTCGCACCAAGTATCGAACAGCGCTAAATCTGCCGCCCGTTCGAAACAGTGATTTTTACCAATCAAGCCTGTGTGGTATCCGGCATCCTTCCAGAGTTGGAACGCATGGGTTGCATCATCTGGCATCAGGGTCTGATTGCGTCTGCCACCGTGCGAATGTGGAAACTGCGAGGTCCAGAGCGAAATCCGTGCTGGAACGCACAGGGGATGAGGCGTAAAAGCATGTTCAAAGAGCACTCCTTCATTCGCCAAGCGTTCCATGGATGGCGTCTCGCAAAAGGTATTGCCGTAGAGGTGACTCGCGGTGGCTTTCTGTTGGTCTGTCATAATTACCAAGACATTCGGTCTTTCGGACATTTCGCGCTAACTCCTATCGTGGTTTGTCATACCAATTCCATTGGTAAGGATGTCGTTTCCACCCCGTTCAAATTGAATGTAGCGAAACCCCACCTGCCCTCCTAGTCTCGCCTGTCCCGATTTATCAGGGCATTCACAAATGAACCCATGAACAAATTGTTTTCACATGTCACTTGGTTAGTATATCACAACAAAATGTAATTACACTACTGAAAGCGCAGCGAAATCCCAATCTTATCAAAGCAGAAAACTAAATCACCCTAATTCCCCCATGATTTACCATTGATATCCTTAATTGAAGGTGATAGAATAATGTAAATTACTAGCTATGTGCGGCGCGATAGAAGCCCGCTTCCTATACTCGTCGGTTGTGCACCCCGATTCCGATTTTATAAAGAAGGAACGGAACGGCATAAATCGGACTTTTTAACTGGTCCGGTCCATAGCCTAAGCAGTTCAGTGCAGCGAGGGCAATTCATATGGAACGCAGATCCGCGTTCCGTTCCTTACGTATTATCCAATTACGTATTACTCTTCCTTAGCCTCAACAAGCGCCCTTATCCCATTGTGAGAACCATTGAGTCCTGTAGGTTGAGATGCTTATCTCAACACCAAAATGTCAACAGAACCCAACAAAACAGCACATCTCTTTGCTTGACAAATATCATAAAGCATCCAATTATCTAGGGTAAAAAGCTCAGTCATACACCGATTTGAGACATCTTTGAAGCCTCAACAATCAACACGGAAAGGAGCCTCTCATGAAAATGAAAAAAATCTCCACATTTTCCATGTTTATCGTGATGATAGGGGCACTCTTCGCGGTAGGCTGCGGTGACGATGAGGAGACAGAAACGATCAATAGTCAACCTATTATTGATCGTCTCATTGTGCCGGAGCAGATCAAAGCCGGCGAAAAGGTCAAATTGGAAGTCGTTGCCCATGACGCTGATGGCGACAAGTTGACCTATAAATGGAAAGTCAGCGACGGGACGGTGGATGCAGCCGGGGTATGGACTGTCCCTCGAGAACCGATGAACGCTACCGTCCTCGTTCAGGTCAGTGACGGTGTAAACAAAGCGGTTCAGAGTTCCAAAATCAGTGTCGAGATTCTTCCATCCTCAGAGCCTATTCCGCCGGAGGGAATGGTGTTGATTCCCGCAGGCGAGTTTCAGATGGGAAGCAACAACCAGTGGCCTCAAAACATCTGGTGGACTAGAAGAACAGAAGATGAACGACCCGTGCACACCGTCTACGTCGATGCGTTCTTTATGGACGAACACGAGGTTACCAATTTCGAGTATCAGCAGTTCGTACGTGCGAATCCAAGCTGGCGAAAAGATAAAATTGACGAGAGATTCCACAGTGGAAACTACCTGAAAGACTGGCAGGGGAATGCCTATCCTTCTGGGAAAACGAGGCACCCGGTGGTCCATGTGAGTTGGTATGCCGCGATGGCTTATGCACAGTGGCAAGGGCAGCGGTTGCCGACGGAGGCGGAGTGGGAGTATGCCGCACGGGGTGGGTTGGCGGGTAAAACGTATCCTTGGGGCGATGAATGGGATTACGATCAGGTGCACATCAGCAGGAGGGCTGGGGATAACAACCGGACAACTGGTGATACGGCGAAGGTGGGCAAACTGCCGCCGAATGGGTACGGGCTGTATGACATAGTGGGCAATGTGTGGGAATGGTGTCTCGATGAGTACAATCAGGATTTCTATTCTATTTCACCACGTGAGAATCCGTTTGCCGGGGCGAATGGTCTGGATTGGGTTATAAACAATTTCACAGACGTCGAATCAGACCGCGTGTTGCGCGGTGGATCGTGGTTCGAGGCAACTGTGCGGGTCGCTGATCGCAGCTCGAAGAACCCTACGAAAACCTACTTCGACACCGGGTTCCGTTGTGTGAAGGCTCAGTAACCCCCTAAATCTTTACTTTTTTATCCCTTTTATCCGCGTTAATTCCTGAATCACGCATAAAATAGATGACGCAGCGGACGCGGATTATTGCCTCGAAAATACCCTATATTTTCACTTCGTGATTCAAAGCAAATGGTAGGGTTGCGCCTGAAATTTACACCATAATCGGTATATTATTGACAATGCCCAATGCCTCTGCTACAATTAGGTTTTGTGGGTAAAAGCGAATTACCTTAAATCCTAATCTTTTGACCGCTCCCCGCTCTAAAGAACAGGGATTGTTTTGTTAGCAATTCCACATTCTCGTTCTTAGAGTTTAGCGTCTNNNNNNNNNNNNNNNNNNNNNNNNNNNNNNNNNNNNNNNNNNNNNNNNNNNNNNNNNNNNNNNNNNNNNNNNNNNNNNNNNNNNNNNNNNNNNNNNNNNNNNNNNNNNNNNNNNNNNNNNNNNNNNNNNNNNNNNNNNNNNNNNNNNNNNNNNNNNNNNNNNNNNNNNNNNNNNNNNNNNNNNNNNNNNNNNNNNNNNNNNNNNNNNNNNNNNNNNNNNNNNNNNNNNNNNNNNNNNNNNNNNNNNNNNNNNNNNNNNNNNNNNNNNNNNNNNNNNNNNNNNNNNNNNNNNNNNNNNNNNNNNNNNNNNNNNNNNNNNNNNNNNNNNNNNNNCCTCGAAAAACGGTGCTAAAGCGTCCCTGTATCCCCGCCTTAAAAGACGGGGTTTTAGGGCTAAAGTGGAGTTAGATAAGGACCGCGCTTGTCTGATTTGCCCACAGGCGGATAATCATGAGAAAGACACGCACACAATCCCGGATTCTTGCCCTGCAGATGCTGTATCAGGCAGAAATCACGAAGGATTCAATTCACCACATCCAAGAATATTTCTGGCAGGTAAACGATGCACCGGAAACCGTTAAAGGTTTTGCCAACTTGCTAGTAGAGGGCACAATAGAACATCTTACCACGATCGATACGGCGATCCGTTCAGCAGCAACGCATTGGAAAATCGATCGTATGCCGGTGGTCGACCGATGCCTGCTGCGGAGCACCACCTATGAACTACTCTATCTCATCGATATTCCGCCTGCTGTTTCAATCAATGAAGCTATTGAACTAGCGAAGAAATACAGTACCGAGGATTCACCACAGTTTATCAATGCGATTTTGGATAAAATCAAAGACATGGGAACCGAAATGGTTAGCCTAGCGGAGCTACGAACCAGTAGGAGTGAATAGTTGGTAATATTTCGTAAAGTATTTTGGGGACTGATTTTAAGTTTCATAATCTATCCCCTTGCCAATGCACACCAAGAAGTTGAATTTATCCGGGAGTTTGGAGGAAAAGGCGAGGGTGAGGGCGAATTCGCAAAGAAAACATCTTTTGCATTCGATCGGGACGGCGGGATTTATATCGTGGATACCGAAAATCTTCGCATCCAAAAACTTGATCCC
It encodes:
- a CDS encoding sulfatase-like hydrolase/transferase yields the protein MSERPNVLVIMTDQQKATASHLYGNTFCETPSMERLANEGVLFEHAFTPHPLCVPARISLWTSQFPHSHGGRRNQTLMPDDATHAFQLWKDAGYHTGLIGKNHCFERAADLALFDTWCEIGHGWMSGHAETRGMEWFRSIEGIRAAHELRRTMPPQSPRFGYATSDFPLEDYSTGLIAGQTVRFLETHRDDPFALWVSFPDPHEPWVAPEQYAAMFPPEQIDLPPWREDEFDERAPERNRVLYQMLGVADDALEDVYGVMGVYYGMVRFIDDGLGQILDALENLGLRENTIVVFCSDHGDFIGEHQMQCKGGVFYDCLTRVPLIVSLPGEIATNVRDDSMVNLIDIAPTLLELQGLDIPRSMHGEGLPTVTAAEPRDVTFSEYGSGGPPFRLTDLEKLPQPYGRRALIQSLQWREAEGRRKMARTRSWKYVHDPMGDRDELYDLENDPWELENVVDNPAHREVLADLRLRLADWSIQTEDAKPVPLP
- a CDS encoding formylglycine-generating enzyme family protein — protein: MNATVLVQVSDGVNKAVQSSKISVEILPSSEPIPPEGMVLIPAGEFQMGSNNQWPQNIWWTRRTEDERPVHTVYVDAFFMDEHEVTNFEYQQFVRANPSWRKDKIDERFHSGNYLKDWQGNAYPSGKTRHPVVHVSWYAAMAYAQWQGQRLPTEAEWEYAARGGLAGKTYPWGDEWDYDQVHISRRAGDNNRTTGDTAKVGKLPPNGYGLYDIVGNVWEWCLDEYNQDFYSISPRENPFAGANGLDWVINNFTDVESDRVLRGGSWFEATVRVADRSSKNPTKTYFDTGFRCVKAQ
- the nusB gene encoding transcription antitermination factor NusB — encoded protein: MRKTRTQSRILALQMLYQAEITKDSIHHIQEYFWQVNDAPETVKGFANLLVEGTIEHLTTIDTAIRSAATHWKIDRMPVVDRCLLRSTTYELLYLIDIPPAVSINEAIELAKKYSTEDSPQFINAILDKIKDMGTEMVSLAELRTSRSE